A region from the Acomys russatus chromosome 22, mAcoRus1.1, whole genome shotgun sequence genome encodes:
- the Bst1 gene encoding ADP-ribosyl cyclase/cyclic ADP-ribose hydrolase 2, whose protein sequence is MAAKGFTLSLWLWLSLLLSLLQGTRAAGARWRGAGTTPHLQSIFLGRCAEYTTLLNLQPGDKNCTAIWEAFEVVLDKDPCSVLPSDYDLFINLSRHSIPRDKSLFWENNHLLVMSYGENTRRLVPLCDVLYGKVGDFLSWCRQENASGLDYQSCPTSEDCENNAVDSYWKSASMQYSRDSSGVISVMLNGSEPKGAYPVKGFFADFEIPYLQKDKVTRIEIWVMHEVGGPSVESCGEGSVKVLEDRLDALGFQHSCIDDYRPVKFLMCVDHSTHPDCVMNSASASMQRESPSLRASRDASLIISLLVALASSSQV, encoded by the exons ATGGCCGCCAAGGGATTCACGCTgtctctgtggctgtggctgtccctGCTGCTGTCGCTGCTACAGGGGACGAGAGCTGCGGGAGCGCGGTGGAGGGGGGCGGGTACCACGCCGCATCTACAGAGCATCTTCCTGGGCCGCTGCGCGGAGTACACCACACTGCTGAACCTTCAGCCCGG GGACAAAAACTGCACAGCCATCTGGGAGGCGTTCGAGGTGGTGCTAGACAAAGACCCCTGCTCTGTGCTTCCCTCAGACTATGACCTGTTCATCAACCTCTCCAGGCACTCCATTCCTAGAGACAAG TCACTGTTCTGGGAAAATAACCACCTGCTCGTTATGAGCTATGGAGAGAACACCCGTCGCCTTGTGCCCCTGTGTGACGTTCTGTACGGCAAGGTTGGAGATTTCTTGAGCTGGTGTCGACAGGAAAATGCCTCTG GTCTTGATTACCAGTCCTGCCCCACATCAGAAGACTGTGAAAACAATGCTGTGGACTCCTATTGGAAAAGTGCATCCATGCAG TATTCAAGAGACAGTTCTGGGGTGATCAGTGTCATGCTAAATGGCTCAGAGCCAAAAGGAGCCTATCCCGTGAAAGG gtttTTTGCAGATTTTGAAATCCCATACTTACAGAAGGATAAAGTCACAAGGATTGAGATCTGGGTCATGCATGAAGTTGGGGGACCCAGTGT GGAATCCTGTGGCGAAGGCAGTGTAAAAGTCCTAGAAGACAGGTTGGACGCCCTGGGGTTCCAGCACAGCTGTATCGATGACTACCG ACCAGTGAAGTTCTTAATGTGTGTGGACCATAGCACTCACCCCGACTGCGTGATGAACTC AGCCTCGGCATCCATGCAGAGGGAGAGCCCATCTCTTCGTGCGTCAAGAGATGCCAGCCTTATCATTTCTCTTTTAGTGGCTTTGGCTTCAAGTTCCCAAGTGTGA